One part of the Solea solea chromosome 1, fSolSol10.1, whole genome shotgun sequence genome encodes these proteins:
- the tfr1a gene encoding transferrin receptor 1a: MDQARSTIFKIINGEPHSYTRFNLTQNMEGDNSQVEMKLASAVDEEGGENGVGDHLNHSPSRQPYVAQKLGRSPKNLCFLAAATLLIFIIGYLIGYLVHRKKDLSPVTPDFYPGEKTSPIIHETGAATPMNWDLVKNLLAKKISPSRLDLVFRKFSSSSHQAGSTGDEVLRTMVVDKFTEYGMKTWTDDHYVKVQDPPAAGSNRIVFKGQTERPKGFLSYSAIGTVTSTVVYAHYGRQNDLMSLAKKLNMNGKVVLVRAGLITFAEKVYNAAKMNASGVLIYADPTDLSMEENTELFGHVHMGSGDPYTPGFPSFNHSQFPPVQSSGLPKILAQTITPRMATKIMRQLGGQSAPAEWGGVNKLGDESDNITLEVNNVLTEKKINNIFGVIQGLVDADRYVVIGAQRDAWGPGFAASTVGTGILLELARSISEMVEYDGFKPRRSIVFASWSAGEYGNVGTTEWLEAHLTTLNMKAFTFINLDSVVSGYGRFKVAASPLLHSLIMSTMKEVDAPNKGGTLFSEFGQNNWENNVLEPLKMDNAAYPFLAFSGIPSISFRFMPRNKEYPFFGTMLDTPERLSMATSSQINQLAVLATKFAGYMALKLVHDHLLQMDLLKYNDIIRSHVYQINVKVRNIKRMQPQLFSKALTVQWLISAAGSYSRAMEKLSRDIEHTDTDNIEKCRLLNDRIMAVERNFLSPYVSPRDSPYRHILLGSDSHTLAAVSQHLDHLQTNHPDADADLFRYQFGLATWTIQGCANALAGHIWSLGNEI, translated from the exons ATGGACCAGGCAAGGTCAACGATATTCAAAATT ATTAATGGGGAGCCACACTCCTACACACGTTTCAACTTGACACAAAACATGGAAGGTGATAACAGCCAGGTGGAGATGAAGCTGGCGTCTGCTGTGGATGAAGAAGGTGGGGAAAATGGAGTTGGAGACCATCTCAATCACAGCCCCTCTCGTCAACCTTATGTGGCTCAAAAGTTGGGACGCTCACCCAAGAACCTCTGCTTCTTGGCAGCTGCTACTCTCCTCATCTTTATCATTG GATACTTGATTGGCTACCTGGTGCATCGAAAAAAGGACTTGTCTCCCGTCACTCCAGACTTTTACCCTGGTGAAAAAACCTCTCCCATTATCCATGAGACTGGCGCAGCCACTCCTATGAACTGGGACCTTGTCAAAAACCTCTTGGCTAAAAAAATCAGTCCATCTAGATTGGATTTGGTCTTCAG GAAGTTTAGTAGTTCCAGCCACCAAGCTGGTTCCACTGGTGATGAAGTTCTTAGGACCATGGTGGTGGATAAGTTCACAGAATATGGTATGAAGACCTGGACCGATGATCACTATGTTAAGGTTCAAGACCCCCCAGCTGCTGGCTCCAATAGAATTGTTTTCAAGGGCCAGACAGAGCGTCCAAAAGGATTCCTGTCCTACAGTGCTATTGGAACAGTAACG AGTACTGTTGTGTATGCACACTATGGGCGGCAAAATGACCTCATGTCGCTGGCCAAGAAACTAAACATGAATGGCAAGGTTGTTTTGGTCAGAGCTGGTTTAATCACTTTTGCTGAGAAG GTGTACAATGCTGCCAAAATGAATGCATCTGGTGTGTTGATCTATGCAGACCCCACTGATTTGTCTATGGAAGAAAACACTGAGCTCTTTGGACAT GTCCATATGGGTTCAGGAGATCCCTACACCCCTGGCTTCCCCTCCTTCAACCACTCCCAGTTCCCACCTGTCCAGTCTTCGGGCCTGCCAAAAATCCTTGCTCAGACCATCACTCCACGCATGGCCACCAAAATTATGAG GCAACTTGGGGGTCAGTCTGCGCCAGCAGAATGGGGAGGCGTCAACAAACTGGGAGATGAAAGTGATAATATTACTCTGGAAGTCAACAACGTTCTCACtgagaaaaagataaataacaTCTTTGGTGTCATCCAAGGACTTGTGGATGCAG ATCGGTACGTGGTGATAGGTGCCCAGAGGGATGCTTGGGGCCCAGGTTTTGCTGCATCTACTGTTGGTACTGGCATCCTTCTTGAACTGGCACGTTCCATTTCTGAAATGGTGGAGTATG ATGGATTCAAGCCAAGGAGAAGCATTGTCTTTGCGAGCTGGAGTGCTGGGGAATATGGGAATGTTGGCACCACCGAGTGGTTGGAG GCTCATCTGACTACTCTGAACATGAAAGCTTTCACCTTCATCAACCTGGATAGTGTCGTTTCAG GTTATGGTAGATTCAAAGTAGCAGCCAGTCCCTTGTTGCACAGTCTGATTATGAGCACTATGAAAGAG GTGGATGCCCCAAATAAGGGTGGAACTCTTTTTTCAGAGTTCGGCCAAAACAACTGGGAGAACAATGT gttGGAGCCTTTGAAGATGGATAATGCCGCATATCCATTCCTTGCCTTTTCTGGCATTCCTTCCATCTCATTTAGGTTCATGCCTCGTAACAAA GAATACCCCTTCTTTGGCACAATGCTGGACACACCCGAGAGGCTCAGCATGGCAACGAGCAGCCAAATTAATCAGCTGGCTGTACTAGCGACAAAGTTTGCCGGTTATATGGCATTGAAGTTAGTCCATGATCACCTGCTACAGATGGATCTATTGAAGTACAACGACATCATCCGTAGCCACGTGTATCAGATCAATGTGAAAGTCAGGAATATTAAGAGG ATGCAGCCCCAGCTCTTTTCCAAGGCCTTAACAGTGCAGTGGTTGATCTCAGCAGCTGGCTCCTACTCCCGTGCCATGGAGAAACTGTCCAGAGACATTGAGCACACTGACACGGATAACATTGAGAAGTGCCGCCTGCTCAATGACCGCATCATGGCG GTGGAGAGGAACTTCCTGTCACCCTACGTGTCTCCTCGTGACAGTCCTTACCGCCACATCTTGCTTGGCTCCGACTCCCACACTCTTGCAGCCGTGTCCCAGCATCTCGATCACCTGCAGACCAACCACCCCGATGCAGACGCCGACTTGTTCCGCTACCAGTTTGGTCTGGCTACCTGGACCATCCAGGGCTGTGCCAATGCACTAGCAGGGCACATCTGGTCTTTGGGTAATGAAATTTGa